Genomic DNA from Eschrichtius robustus isolate mEscRob2 chromosome 4, mEscRob2.pri, whole genome shotgun sequence:
ATTTAGAACAGCACATATTGGGAAAAAAGGGCAAGGATCAACTAATGCCATCCTTTCAACTATTTTATACTATTACTTCTGCTTGAATTTTAATGGTAGTAATGATAAATCTAAATCTACTATAATGCAGTAACACAGAATATAGAATAAAGGCaaagacatatatacatatgtataaaatataagatgcatatctatttatatttatctaaAATTTTCCTGTATGTATCTGTTGTATGCAGATGTTCCAAATGTTGCCTCAAAATATGTGAACTGGAGATTTATTTAACTTAAAAGTTCTCTTTTCAGATCAGGAATCCACATAGTATATGCTTTTCTTCAGTGGATTCATGTCCTCTGGGCTTCCTCTTGCAATTGTCATCCTTGTCCCCTCTGTCATCTCATCTATTTTTCAGTCTACAAATATACACCTCTTCTCTAATCTCTCCCATCCTAAAAACAACAGTAACATCAAAACCAACTCTTCTGACACCATATCCCTCTTTGTTTACTGCACACTGGGATGTGTTTCCATTCCTCTGCTCTAATTCACACAGACATTTGTTGAGAAAGTATTTGTAATATCATGTCACACATTCTCATCTTCCATTCTCTCCTCAATCTATTCCAAAAGGGCTTTCATTCCCATAACTCCACTGAAATTGATCTCACCCATGTCTCCAGTGACCTACATCTTGCAAATCCaggctttatttatttctaatcttaagGATCTTGAACTTTCAATAGTATTGgatgtaattgatatctacaccCTCTCAATACACTTTTCTTTTGGGTTCTCCAACACTGTTTACTCTTGTTTTTCGACTACCTCATCAGCCATCACTCAAGGTTTGGGTTCTGTGATGCAATGTACCCTTGGCCTTTTGATCTTTCTCCTCCCACATCAGCCATCAGTgagtctcctttgctggctctAATTCCACAGCTTGATTTCCATCTGTTGTAATGCTCCAAGGTTAAGCACTGGAACTTCTTCCCCTCCCTATTTATACCCTCTCCTTAGACAACCCTGGTCAGTGTCTTGATTTAAACATTGTCATTATGCTGATGACTGCCAAATTTATGTCTTCAGATTTGACCATTCCTCTGAGGTCCAAGAGTATGTGAGGATGTCTAAAAAGCATGTGAGATGTTATTGACCAATATAAAATCTTGGTGTCCCTTCCCACTATAAGGTATTTCCCTCCCTTAGTCTTTTGCAAGTTTTCAAAAAGCTTTTTCCCCTTGTTCACAATTACAAAAGtgctgctgaggatgtggagcaaatgTCACATCTTCTATTCATGTGCACATTCAAAATGACATCCTGATTCTTATATTGAGGATTCTAATAGCAGCTTGATATTTAGAAGACACTAATTTaacttttttaatatacatttatttatttatttattggctccattgggtcctcgttgctgcacatgggctttatctagttgaggcgagcgggggctactcttccttgcagcgcgcgggcttctcactgcggtggtttctcttgttgcggagcatgggctctaggcgtgtgggcttcggtagttgtggcacacgggctcagtagttgtggcacaggggcttagctgctccgcggcatgtgggatctttccagaccagggctcgaacccatgtcccctgcattggcaggcggatttttaaccactggccatcagggaagccctagtttaaCTCTTAACTTAGAAAAAGGACTCAAATTTCAAAAAGTTTGGCAAATCACAAATGCCATTAGGATGACACATGACatgtaaccatttttaaatgaaagtctAGTATTTGGTGGCAGGGTTTTCACTTAAGAGGTTTAACAACAAATTATTAAAGTTTAAATGTCTTCGCTTTTTTAAGGCATGTGTGGGCCAATAAATAAGGTATACTCCGTTCCCAAATCATTGAGTTTATTGTCAGGCAACACATTTTTATTGCATGCTCCTGTATACTAAAGATTATGCTAGATGCTAAGGTTACCTTAGTGATTTAAGGACACATGTCCAAAGACCTCAAACTGGTATAGGAGACAGGCAATAAACAAGCAATACATCAATGATTAATATTTCAAATTGGAAAAGGGTGTAAAAAGGAGAGGAAGTCAATATTAAAGGAGATAGCAAAGGAAAGCTCTACTAAGTTTGTTTGCtaatttgttttaataataaaataaaaggttattTCAACTGAGTTCAACAAATTTTGAGTAACTATTAACTATGAGACACTATGTTAATTAACGAGAAGGCGATGAAAAATGTATGTTACCTGATACCATGGAGCTTGTTGTCTAGTACTGATTACTACTAAAATGTTTGTTGATGCTCTttgattttccaaaataaatgctTAGTTCATTTACTTGGtctgaaatttaattttgaataagataagaacttaatttttattcttatcaTAATTTACCTAGACCAATGGTTTCAAATGTTTCAAGAATAAGGACCTATATTCAGAATTAATATATATGAAGGGTTTTCATAGATTTGTATTTTCTatcatttatgtaaaaaataGTCTATAGTTACGACGAATTTAGTTAATTTAATAAGCGTGCATTTACTCAGAAgataatttatatacatttttagtgatatatatttgtaatgtatactatatatttaGTAAACAATAGTTCATACATTTGGGGAAAGGATTCCTTATTAAATATCAGCTAGATACAGAGGTGGAACTATGGCTATACTTGAATTTTCTACTGCTTCCTACCCAgacatgagggaaaactcaaggCCATACATTTGTATAGTGCTTAAAAATGCacggggagggaaggatgaataggtggtgcacagaggatttttagacgatgaaattattttctttgataaTGGTAGATACACGTCATTGTATGTTTGTCAAAACTGATAGAACGTACAACACCAAGGGTGAAGCCTAATGTAAACTATATACTTgcggtgattatgatgtgtcagtgtaggttcattgattgtaaccAGTGTACCACCGTGATGCAGGATGCTGGGGGAAAGCTATACATGTGTGTGTTGTGGGGCGAGTGGATCAGGGGATACATGGGAACTCTGTGCTTTCTGCTTAGTTTTGCTGTaatcctaaaactgctctaaaaaataaagtctactgaaaaataaatatgtaaatgtataggagaaaatctgtgtgtatgcatatgtacatatatgtgtatgcataaacacatacatgcatatatgtatgtattaaatGAGACTGTATagatttataaaatgtaaaattatatgtaGAGACAACACATGAACAAGTGTTATCTTAAGCCACATCTCAACAATAGCAGTattcatacacatgcacacacatacacacacacacaaactatttATGACTtcgtatatgcatatattttcaaTCTTTATAGTAGcttttgaaatatatacatatctttgTCATTTTAGTGACATGCGATCCAAGACTTAGAATGTTTAAGGGTCTTCCAAAGTTCACACAGCTATAAGGGTCACAGCAAGGGCTTAACCCTGACTTCTTTGGTTAACCATCATTATAATCATATTATTACCTTCCTCTGCTGAATTTATAAcaatataaatggaaacatattttttaaaacaatgtattaaaatttacaaattacgtattttggtaattttttatttgaggaacagcttttaaaaaattaattaggtaacaaaagcagcaagaggaagaaataataaatctATCTTGGGATGTAAATACTTTCAGCCTGTGATGGCTCAGGTGAAATCCCATGCCTTAGGGCATGAAGAAATGTTCTCTTTTCTCAAATTTTCCTGAAGCCATGACATTCTGTGCACTGACCTGATTTGATTTGGGGAATAGTGCTGTTGGTATTGAAATTcagtattttttacttttaatttaggaAAGTCACTTTCCCTTTATTTAAAATAGGTATGTTGCCTGAATTATTGAGTAGCCATGTCCCTTAACAGCAACTCTAATCACTTTTATGATGGATAGAAGATGTACACATCATTACTGTGAAGTTAATTTAATTCTGTTCACGTTAAAATTTAAGCAAACCTTTAACCACATATCACTGTCATTTCCTAAGTTTTTTAAGTATCCCCTGAAATGGTCAGTTTATATATCaatgtatttttcaaactgtaaaatgaaaaagattagCTGACACAGTGCAGTAGCCCCAAACACAATGGGACAAAGCAGGTGAATTGCCTCAGAGGCAGCTTTCTTAATGTTTgactttttctacatttattgaatacttaaaaGTGCCAGAGGTGGTGCAGGGCCTAAAAAGGATTTGCTTATCGGGATTTAGAGGCCAACATTTAGACAGTCATATGACTGTATCATCATGAGAACAATTCTAATTTAACATTTAGAAATGTAGGGGATTTTGTATGATGGATTTATGATAATTTTTCTACATAATTGAGGGGAATTGGCAGATACTACTCTGTCTTATTTTGTGTGGAAGTTTCTTACAGAATGTAAGATTGAAAGATGGCAGTAAAAAAAAGTCCTCCATTTCCAGAGAAATTCAGGAAGTGGGAGTATTAACTCTCTGGTAATCTGATCTGTTATTAAGCCTCAATTACTTCCTTTTACCCACTCACACTATCTATCCTCTTCATACAGGCAAGTCACCAGATTACACAGGTCTGTGATCCCAACTGGAATGCATTCTCTGCCGTAATTCAAGTACCCAAGTCCTAGCCCACCCCTCATGACACATTCACAAGGATATTTCCCCCCAAGAATTTCATCTCAGGAACTGCACCAATATGTCCTTTCCTATGTAAAGCATCAGTAATAAGTCTTTTATTACTCTATATAAATTATTCTCATTTAGTCTCATTGAGTGAGAACTTAAAACTTTACCCaggttttttcaaattaaaaggaTGTCAGAATATTTTATGTCTTCAAGATAGCTTTAAAATAGTAATGTTGTAACTCTAATATTCTTGAGAATCTATTCCAAGTTAGCACACTGTTGGCTATACATATTTCCTCTACTGACAGTTAAATACTGATGAgagataaatgaagaaatatctgCAGGATGTTGCTTCCttactgaaatgaaatgaagaattATACTGATCACTAGGAAAATAGCGTGCTTGTTTCTTATGAGACATGTAGGTTTAGTAACACATTTCtactatttgttaaaaaaaaatgagatacacttttaaataaatgctagcagaataaatttttaaggaaaatgcaCTCTAAATCCATCCTAGAAATTCTATACCTGTAGATGTACTTAAAGAATAAAGCTTGGCAAGCATTGAAGCCAAGAAATCAGACAAAGATCTTCAAATTCAATAATCAGATATATCTTTATGACTTTGACAACATTTGGTGATCAACTGGTTATTTGACTTTTCACAGGGTTAGCTAATGCCTGCTTTAATAATACCTTGAATAATGATCATGGAAATTTTTGTTTCATGTGATCCATTTTGATAGAAACCAAATTGTCACGCTGACCTTTCTTATGGCATGTTTTTCAGAATGCAATTTCTAAAAGGTGGAGACTTAGCAATTTGTATTGTGCTGAATTTCATTTATAGTGTTGCTTTCATAATTTACTTGGCATACATTTATTTTCTGGAAACGTTTATTGAACTCTTATGAATAGTTGAGATGTACCCAGCATCCTTCCCCCTTTTGTCCTCAACCTTGCTACTTCTTGTTGACCCACATCTTACAGGAAAGGGGCTTTGCCTTTTTGCATGGGTGAAACATATAAACTAATTTAACCAATCAGCCCAATACAACCCTATACCAGATAAATTCAGTAAAGGTAACTCTCAGTGTTGTGGGAATTCTAGAAATCagatttcctctcttcctctctaccATGTATGTAGTGTGCAGATATGAAGCCTAGAACATCTGTAGTCATTTACTGCCAAAAAGACAATCTGAGAGGAACAGAGCCCCAGAAAATCCCAGGGAAATTGATCTGGGCCCGAATCATGTttaatgtcaatcccaatttagCTCTTGGTATTGCCAGTCATGTGAGGAAATACTTTTCTTGCAATCATTTGCCAGTTTGAATCAGGCCTGCACTTACTGGAAAATGAATTATGTACATAATGGATAAGAAATTTGTTACCAGGAATGAGGTTACAAGTAACAGGGGATAATTCTTTAAAAGTGAGGGAAGTGAGAAAGACCACTCTCTCTTATGAGAAGTGGAAAATCTTTGTTTTACAATTGCATGGTGGTTGGTTAAAGTGAAGTTATTGTACTTTGGACCTAGAGCATGTGCTACCAAAACGATTGTATTTggcaactgagaaaaaaaaaatagtaggatGATGGATTCTacagacaaaacagaaacaatctTGCTTTGTTATGTACCTCTCAAAgcagaaagaatagaaaagaatgttttgccAAGCGTGGCTCCTCTGTCTTTGGTCTGCAATATACCTGTATTAAGTTTAATTTGCAGGGACCCCCGTGACTGGGAAAGTTGCATTACTTACAACAAGTCAAATGGAAGGTTATCAGAAGCAGAGATATGAGAGACATGGTAGGAGAATATAGAGAGGAATAGGAAATATATGGCCTTATCCtagcatatttttaaagcattgtcTCCTGAAAAAAATATAAGCACTCACATTATCGAAATAAAATCAAACTAAaggttgagagaaaaaaataaatataataaatactcaCCACTACAGTCCATTGGCTTCTCTAAAGATACaacatatacctatatatacatatatatatatacacatacatatatgcatatatatacatatatacacatatatatctccaAAATATGGCTTATACAGATAAATGTTTCCCAATTAAAGATGGAAGCAAAGCTATATTTAGAACATTATTTTGAAAAGCCTTCATAAGAATATGATTTTCACATTATTTAAGGTTAGTATATTAAATGTTTTCAACATGTAATTAGATGACATTCTTTTTATAGATATAAATCAAGTaagcattatttttcaaaatgatttacAGGTTAAACAATATTCTTCTAAGATGCTGTGGATACCAAACTTACTACAAACCTcatgaagaataatttttaatacaCGTATCAAAAAAAGCTATTTAAGTCTGATTTCCTTTTTACAatctttaattttctgatttccagTTTACAAGTGTTTAAAATGGACAAGTATGATTTTACCTCTTAGTAATAATGTTGATTCAAGATATTTTGATTCAATATATGGCAATAAGTCTCCACATGTTAACCATTAGTATCTTGGTTTTTTTAGTGGGATGTTACACTAACAACCACTACCTACAAAACACATCATTATTTTGGTGGTTTTACAAATCTCTTCTCCACTtgtcaattcaaaaaaaaaaaaacattctaagAATTAGGGAATACGGAAAACTTAATGAAGTTGACTTCCAGATTTATAATCTTTCTATTttatcctagaagagaacattaaAAATATGTCATTGCTATAAAAGACCATCTTGTTAACGTTACAAAAGATTGGTGGGAGCAAGAACTGTGTCACTGATACGTGGAGTTTTGGAGTTATCTCTACAAATTAGGAAAATGTTCaaaggtaaaaaaagaaatatagcaaTCCCTAAACCATGTTGATGATGAGTAGCTTAGTCTAAACTAGATATTTTTCCACTCATAATAATCATCCTCCCctcaaatgccttttaaaaaaatacattacacGGTACAGTAGCAGAAATCAAGGACAGCACAGACTATTTTCAAGAACAGAAAAGTCTCCAGCGAAGAAAGGTATCTTATAGTAAAGAGCAGACTTCTTTAGAGACATTAGTCAATTAACTTGCAATTCATTATGaagatttttctttcctcataTGGGGAGAGTCTACTCTATTTGAAGTTGCCACACcgttttctgttccttttctagAAAACCTGCCCTTGGTCCGTTTCTTCTTCACACTTGGGGCCTGAAGAGGAGCATCTTCTTCCATCCACCTCTGAAGCTGAACATTAAATAAATTCCATGTTATGTACGCTTGGATAGTGCAACTGGATGACAGAACAGCAATTTTAGCTGCCAACACGTTCACATCTTCGGTAGTGCCATCCGAATTCCCATTCTGCCCTCCAGCCAGGTGAAAACCAACAGTGATCACGGAAACTATTAAAGTCACGAGTCGACCCAAGATAAACACAATGGCCCACAGAGAAAACTCTTTCTGGTACTTTTCATCGCTAAAATAAAACAGGTCGCAAAAGTGGGAAAGGAATTCCACAAAATAATGCATCATCAAAAGGAGAAGTCCCAGGTGATTCAAGTACAAGAGGTAAGCTCCTGCAATGTGAAAGAGGTGAAGACCAACGTAGACAACTTGCTGGGAGAGATCTTGAGGTTTGATTCTCTGGAAGTAGAGTTCAGGAAAGGCGTGAAACCAGTAAGCCAACTGTGAGATATAGAAAAACTTCATCTGAAATGTCATCATGTTATTGGGGTGAGCCCTCCATAAGAGAGACAGGTCTGACAGGCAGTTTTCAGAGAGTAGAATGAAGGTGCCCCaaatacaagagacaaggaagaatacACTAAACTGACCAGATTCGTTAAATTTGCTTTGTTTCGGTTTGGGGAACTGCATTCGCCTGTTAATTCTATCCAAGACATACTCTTGAATAGTGGCGTGAATGATGATTGCCACCAGCATGTAGAAGAACACTGTGGCCAAATCTTTGGCACCATAATGATACAGGAACTTAGGTGCTGtggctctttcttctgcttcttcgGCAGGGAAGGTAACACCGTGCTGGAGAGTAATAAAAACGATCGACACTTCTGCTGTTCCCTCGAACATGAGCCCCAGCACGAAGAACATCCCCACACAGGCGACAAGGTCCGCATGATTCTGCAGGATGAATTCCTGGCTCAGGACTGGGGGGTTCTTGGTGCCCTTCTTACGAAACGTCATGGTGGCGCTTCCCAGATACTCACCGACGAGCGGCAGCTGCCTCCCCGTGGCTGGTCCTCaaggcgccgccgccgccgccgccgccgccgccgccgcagctcCGGGGGCTTCACTCCCCATCCCTGAGCCGGTCCCGGGTCGCTTCGgccacccagaaaaaaaaaaaaaaaaaaatcaaagcagctGGCCGAACAGGACTGAGCATGCGCACCAGGGCCGGCGGAGGCAGGGAAGGAAATCGAGCGCCGCGCCCCTACCCGGCGCCAGGCCCTGGGTTGCGAGCGGTGATCTTCCACGTTGATCAGCGCCTCTTTAAATCCGCTGGCACCGTCGAGATGCTCCTAAATGATTTGTCCATAGCATCTTCATTGCTGACCGTGACAAAGCAGGACAGAGCTCTGCTTGTTCTTCAGCAGCATGATAATGATAAAAACCagcataataataatgatagaagCAAACTCTCCTAGCGCTTAGTATCTACCAGGTGCCTTTACTTTTATAAATGGAAACTTTCTAGAAAACTCAGTGAAGAAAATAGAgttttaaccttttttaaaaattatttttattttttccaaaggagaaactgaggcacagaggttaagcGGTATGCCCAAGATCACAGCTGGGAGGCGTTAGAGCTACGATTTGAATCCGTTGCCTGTGTTCTTGACCATTGTATTCTAGTACCTCTTGTTGTAAATCAGTCACACCTGGAAATATTTTGCTAGCGCAGCAACAGAGCGTACTCAAAAATACTTCCCCGATTGGCAATCATAATTGTGGCAAAAATATTGTCTAGTCAGTAATCAGatttattgcattttaaaagatgGGGAGTTGGTTGGAAGGGGAAAACTATCAGTTCACGGAAAGGTCTTTTGGTTGCAAAGCCCACAACTGAATTTCCTCTCTCTAGCAGATAAGAAACTCATGTCTCATTATTATAGTTTTTGCATATAATTTTGCTAAAATTCACATATCAAAAAACAGCTTCTTTTGTAAATGTTAATATCGTCATCAGTTCAAAGTTCTTATCAGCTTTCAAATTTGTCTTTGCAGGCAGagcacttttcttttcttctgtgttgCATGAGATCATTGTCATTACTGATACAGTTAAGGTTTGAAGCTTGGAATATACATTTCAGAAGAATAAGTGCTTCATGATTTAAAGAATAAAACCCACTTTAAATTTAGAATGTCTAATTGCCTTTTATcattgtttctctgtgtgctgtgCACTGACAAAAGATGTAGTCCAGCCTGTGTAATGACTTTTAAGATGTTGAACAAAGTACTCTGATCAATAGACAGTGTGCCTGCATTTCCTGGAAGAGCCAAACAATTGTACATTTACAGAATTAGTTTGGAAAGTGCTCTTGGGTTAAGGAGTGTACCTACATATTTTTCTATAGTAAGAATTGTCTATTTCTTGACGGATTCCTTATTGGATagtctacttttttttaacagatcagCTGCACAGTATTTGGTTTTCCGAGCTGTTACTCAGTTCTTGGCTCTGACAACTCAATTTTGAGTGCTTTTTGAGGTTAACTGAATCAGTGAGGAATTATAAATAGAGGTGCCAAAATGAGGGCAtcaagaaatgaggaaaaaaaaaaaaaaaaaaatcaagcttgaAGGCAGTTGCCAGGGAGGAAATAGTCAAGGAGAAGAGCAGTGGGAATTGTTGAGTTTATTCAAGAAAGTGCAAACTTATATACTTTTTTGAAAATAATCATAATTTCAAATatagaattcatcagttttcttaTAGGCATAGACAATATGACTGTAATCATTTTGTGACATACtaactaaatataaaaatagttgTGCAATTCCTGAGCTGAgatttctgtttatatttctgtttgaCAGTTTTGACAGGCCTTCCAACTCTACCTATGCAAATACGATAGATTTTGCCTCAAAAAAGGAACATATCAAAGTAAACAGAACAAATGTTTATGCATAGTCGTGAAATGGTATTTTcttaccaaaaggaaaaaaggcCATTTTCAGCTAGCTTAAAATTAtatcttaaaggaaaaagaacattcccccccaacacacacttaTTTTTTGAGTAGAGAAACTTCTTCAGCTATCAAATTATATTCTGTAgtctaaattattaatttaaattttatattaaatacagTGTATTTGAATTTTAGTTTCATATTTCTCATTAACAtcatcataaaaatattaaaatgtcaaatttctaaaattattggAATCTGTAAGAGTATTGTAGTAATATTATAGAAAATGCCATTtgctttcagtatttttattggCACTATTtgacaaagaataaaaagtatataACAATATCTTAAAAATTTGGATACCACTATgattattatatcatttaatgtATGGGCATGTATTCCTACTTTATGCCCTATGCCTGTGGTATTAAATTCAAATGGAGATTTCTGCTTCGGTCATTAAGAGTAACTATAATTGAATTTCCACTCCTATTGTAAATAACTGAAAAACTAGACAAATTatatgaaataactttttttctttcagatattggagaataaaaaaggagggagagaaatgaggAGAGCCCCACAGTTTGCCCCGGATTTCTGCCTGGATGCATTTTCCAGTCCATTGCGCAGAGATGGAAGGAGGGTAGGGCAGCCAAGAAGAGCCTCCTGGAGATCTTGCTGAATTGAGGAGAGACAGGAGAAGGTGAGGCGACTAAagtttgctgggcagagtaattttgcagagaaagttaagtaattAGAGTGCTTTGGAAATTTGCATAAACATTCCCTAGAGGCTGCCTCTAATATTAAGTCTTGTATGCATAAGGTTAGAATACATGAGGCCAAGCAAAGAACAGTAGGAGAAATGTAAATTCAAAATTTTCAAGAATTCAAACAGGACTAGGAGATTTTGAAGTTTGGAAAAGTCAGAAAGTAGAATCCCCTTGGAACACTTGTGAGACTCTACAATCAGTCAAGGGCCAAGAAAAGTCACAGTCAATAGGAAGGCTGCACTTGCCCTAGGGAAAAAGCTAATTCATGCGTGCCTATAGTTTTCAAGAAGGCTTCAAAGGATCAAGGTGCTCCGCAAGGAACTGTCCGCCAGAAAAATCCACACCTTGACAATGTGAAATTCACATTGTTTAGCATCTATATAAAATTTATGAAACAAAGGCTAGGTTCAGCTGGGTCTATCAGAATGTCTACAtgtggcctctccatgtggcGTTGGCATTGTCACAGAGCAGTGGCTATAGGCTCTAAGAGTGAGCTTTGTAGTGAAAAAATAGCCGAAGTTCTGTGGCCTTTTATGACCCAGAATTGGAAGTTATGTCATATAATTTTCATTGTCAAAGCAGGCACAAGCCTTTTAACTTCAAGGTGGAGCTGgttgggggtagggtggggaacACAGATACCACCTCTTAATAAGAAGTATACCCGAATATTTGTGGCTAAGTTTTTAAATAGCCACATCTTTTCTTTTAACAACTCTTCTTTCCTCTCACATAAAATATGCACTGTTTCCTTTCAATGCCAACAAATGTCTCATGCCAATATAGCAACAGGGTCAAGTTTATTACCTAGGAATTTGAAAGCTAAGTTAGATCCAGGCATAGAAGGGCTCCTTAGGTCCTTTCCTTTGTTACACTTACTCTTCATTTGAATACttgtaaaggaaagaaacaaggtATCTGGCTCTCACACACCTAAGGCATAGGAAAAACGCAATAGACACTTACATACAAGAAGTGGGTAAATTGGTTGCACACAGCAGTCAATGGTCAAAATGAAACaggaggaagagggcagggcaCAGCCTTTGAAAGAATtacatagccataggacatgacaaaaactggttggaaccaactaggtccaagatggcagaagattcgacttccagtggaccttgagcctcatcatACTCATtataatacattagcatgctaagtGACACTaccagtgccatgacagttctgaggctaaccataaaatgctaaaaagtgggcagtggcc
This window encodes:
- the TRAM1L1 gene encoding translocating chain-associated membrane protein 1-like 1; translated protein: MTFRKKGTKNPPVLSQEFILQNHADLVACVGMFFVLGLMFEGTAEVSIVFITLQHGVTFPAEEAEERATAPKFLYHYGAKDLATVFFYMLVAIIIHATIQEYVLDRINRRMQFPKPKQSKFNESGQFSVFFLVSCIWGTFILLSENCLSDLSLLWRAHPNNMMTFQMKFFYISQLAYWFHAFPELYFQRIKPQDLSQQVVYVGLHLFHIAGAYLLYLNHLGLLLLMMHYFVEFLSHFCDLFYFSDEKYQKEFSLWAIVFILGRLVTLIVSVITVGFHLAGGQNGNSDGTTEDVNVLAAKIAVLSSSCTIQAYITWNLFNVQLQRWMEEDAPLQAPSVKKKRTKGRFSRKGTENGVATSNRVDSPHMRKEKSS